In Sorghum bicolor cultivar BTx623 chromosome 10, Sorghum_bicolor_NCBIv3, whole genome shotgun sequence, one genomic interval encodes:
- the LOC8085370 gene encoding putative disease resistance RPP13-like protein 3, with translation MEIAAATVGSVLPKLQAYLLLKHDGDHHDAELLSRELTSIHAALRDAAAHGHASPGLPHDDEQEGRAWAGAARELAYDVDDAIDALLVTSSLQPAREQDGGDDLPRSPMPISLQELLQRATDLSGSRLRIIAVAGEVPVSPAAVMHSDLDDEVALVGADGARDRLIRRLRLRGDDNSDGGEVDACDRKVKAVAIVGSAGLGKTALARSAYGVLQPQFDCAAFVSVGFRPHIESVLQSLLRQLGFTGDAAAAEEPRDERKLINQLFGFLENKRYLIVLDDLWDGLSWDKIRCALIDNNHGSRIIATTRNFDVADQVGTPYELKPLSAEDSRTLFFRTVFGHEDKRCPDDEFTKVAETISKKCSGVPLAIVTLAKMLATKMGGKKEWHKVRGYIGSGLENTLDVKNMRMVTSLGYYNLPPHLRACLLYMSVFPEDYEIRRDRLVWRWIAEGFVQFEDSKVESLFELGESYVDEFVNRSMIQLLDVDYADDGGRDECCCSVSFPLMDLISHLSSQETFITVLDDEQQACPSGQQIRRASFRGRSKTEDSSSLASISMPQLRSLSVFSPGNAESIDLSTAGFLRVLDLEGCDLSRSHLLQDHIGSLIHLRYLGLRDTRIASVPENIGKLRSLQTLDLADNTKVDELRASVVQLRELMCLRVDYLTRVPTGIGSLTALEELSDVSTREAPDVVEELGGLTKLRVLRMTLWKPSRRQEEALLHSLRGMQNIQVLDVYVTGGGGGGGGDCSQRLDMVREAWAPPRRLREFHARAMNCYSSSLRVLPVWIDAPATPRLAVLIVQLQELRQQDVEALGRLPALRVLRVDPYANKEPLVVPGGAFPRLTECRFRDSDLGPVFQRGAAPRLRRLEFCFRVRNTIDLGNDGFDFGLGNLESLEEAVVYVGCQESTEPEAEAAEAALRGAADAHPNRANFDVITFGEELMCFDDDN, from the exons ATGGAGATCGCAGCGGCCACTGTGGGCAGTGTCCTACCGAAGCTGCAGGCCTACCTGCTCCTCAAACACGACGGCGACCACCACGACGCGGAGCTCCTTAGCCGGGAGCTCACGAGCATCCACGCCGCCCTCCGCGACGCTGCTGCCCATGGGCACGCGTCGCCGGGGCTGCCCCACGATGACGAGCAGGAGGGCAGGGCCTGGGCCGGCGCAGCAAGGGAGCTGGCGTACGACGTCGACGATGCCATCGACGCCCTCCTTGTCACATCCTCGCTGCAGCCGGCTCGCGAACAGGACGGCGGAGACGACCTGCCGCGTTCTCCCATGCCCATCAGCCTCCAAGAGCTTCTTCAGAGGGCCACCGATCTCTCCGGGTCCCGTCTCCGGATTATTGCAGTTGCAGGGGAAGTTCCTGTCTCTCCGGCAGCCGTTATGCACTCGGACCTGGACGACGAGGTGGCACTCGTCGGCGCTGATGGCGCCAGAGACAGGCTCATCAGGAGGCTGCGCCTGCGCGGAGATGACAACAGTGACGGCGGCGAAGTCGACGCTTGCGACCGGAAGGTGAAGGCAGTCGCCATCGTCGGGTCTGCGGGGTTGGGCAAGACAGCCCTCGCCAGATCGGCGTACGGCGTTCTCCAACCGCAGTTCGATTGTGCGGCGTTCGTCTCCGTCGGATTTCGTCCCCACATCGAGTCGGTTCTCCAGAGTTTGCTCCGGCAGCTTGGCTTCACCGgcgatgctgctgctgccgaaGAACCAAGGGATGAGAGGAAGCTCATCAATCAGCTCTTCGGATTCCTGGAGAACAAGAG GTACTTAATCGTTCTCGATGATTTATGGGATGGATTGTCATGGGACAAGATCCGATGTGCTCTAATCGACAACAACCATGGAAGTAGAATCATCGCAACTACCCGCAACTTTGATGTAGCCGATCAAGTTGGAACTCCATATGAACTGAAGCCCCTTTCTGCAGAGGATTCCAGGACACTATTCTTCAGAACAGTATTTGGCCATGAAGATAAGCGCTGTCCTGACGATGAATTTACCAAAGTAGCAGAAACAATATCGAAGAAATGCAGTGGTGTGCCATTAGCTATTGTTACGCTAGCCAAAATGTTGGCTACCAAGATGGGGGGCAAAAAAGAATGGCACAAGGTGCGTGGGTACATTGGTTCAGGACTTGAGAACACACTTGATGTGAAGAACATGAGGATGGTCACCTCTCTTGGCTACTACAATCTCCCTCCCCATCTGAGGGCTTGCTTATTGTACATGAGTGTATTTCCAGAGGACTATGAGATCAGGCGAGACCGATTGGTGTGGCGCTGGATAGCCGAAGGTTTTGTCCAGTTTGAGGACAGCAAAGTGGAGTCCTTATTTGAGCTTGGGGAGAGTTATGTCGACGAGTTCGTCAATAGAAGCATGATTCAGTTGCTAGATGTGGATTATGCTGACGATGGTGGCCGAGACGAGTGCTGCTGCAGCGTGAGTTTTCCATTGATGGATCTCATCAGTCACCTGTCAAgccaagaaaccttcatcactgTACTGGATGACGAGCAGCAGGCATGTCCATCGGGTCAGCAGATTCGCAGGGCATCCTTCCGAGGACGAAGCAAAACAGAGGATTCCTCTTCTCTGGCGAGCATCAGCATGCCTCAGCTGAGGTCTCTCTCTGTCTTCAGCCCCGGCAATGCTGAAAGTATCGATCTGAGCACGGCTGGATTTCTTCGTGTTTTGGATCTCGAAGGATGTGATCTTTCTCGGAGTCACCTTCTGCAGGATCATATTGGAAGTTTGATTCACTTGAGGTACCTTGGACTGCGAGATACACGCATTGCCTCTGTCCCTGAAAACATCGGCAAGCTGCGTTCTCTGCAGACACTAGACTTGGCAGACAACACTAAGGTGGACGAGCTACGGGCGAGCGTCGTTCAACTGAGAGAGCTCATGTGCCTGCGCGTCGACTACCTCACTAGGGTGCCAACCGGGATCGGGAGCCTGACGGCGCTGGAGGAGCTCTCAGACGTCTCGACGCGGGAGGCGCCGGACGTGGTGGAGGAGCTCGGCGGACTCACAAAGCTGAGGGTGCTCAGGATGACACTTTGGAAGCCGTCCAGGAGGCAGGAGGAGGCTTTGCTGCACTCCCTGCGCGGCATGCAGAATATCCAGGTGCTAGACGTCTATGTcaccggtggcggtggcggtggcggtggcgattGTTCCCAGAGGCTTGACATGGTGCGAGAGGCCTGGGCGCCGCCACGGCGCCTCCGCGAGTTCCACGCGCGGGCTATGAACTGCTACTCGAGCTCTCTGCGGGTGTTGCCGGTGTGGATCGATGCGCCGGCCACGCCGCGCCTCGCCGTTCTGATCGTCCAGCTCCAGGAGCTGCGGCAGCAGGACGTCGAAGCGCTTGGGAGGCTGCCGGCGCTCCGGGTCCTCCGCGTGGACCCCTATGCCAATAAGGAGCCCCTCGTCGTCCCTGGCGGCGCGTTCCCGCGCCTGACGGAGTGTAGGTTCCGGGACTCGGACCTGGGGCCCGTGTTCCAGCGTGGTGCTGCGCCGCGGCTACGGAGGCTCGAGTTCTGCTTCCGGGTGAGGAACACCATCGATCTTGGGAACGACGGCTTCGACTTCGGGCTGGGAAACCTCGAGTCGCTCGAGGAAGCCGTCGTTTACGTCGGCTGCCAGGAGTCAACGGAGCCCGAGGCTGAAGCGGCGGAGGCGGCGTTGAGGGGCGCCGCAGATGCCCATCCCAACCGTGCCAACTTCGACGTGATCACGTTCGGCGAAGAGCTCATGTGTTTCGACGACGATAATTGA